A section of the Paenibacillus aurantius genome encodes:
- a CDS encoding helix-turn-helix domain-containing protein — protein MKKTWYNRLLLSYMPVLFLTIGILIFVSISIMSEISIKETEKANGINTKYVIDSMHTSLKGVERIVLEEIGNNTAFYQFFENKDTDNPGMLNYETSRAMLGIMSDNPLIQSIYLYRAKDQTVLTKNMIEKLDNFQDKAFVKAAYGQPDVNRWSAPRLYSDLSLQPPERVISMTKRALLPFGDHGIVVVNVRVADLVRIADETVNSKLSFLDIWGNGQERIYPLEQAGKAGPVSAGAQGKEINRIHSDYIGWDFVSGIKGGNWFGWVPVISHLWIVVGAVTILLSIGYFFYITRRNYKPIETIMQQIQAYQNRSAVKGSDELSYIEKVLGTLIDETTAYEKQYKEDLVVRRRQFFQELVEGGHVITREEWLAMMGRFQMRSDSRDMAAAVIEIDGYSEFLETYSRRDQQLLKFALTNVLNELIGGKHRTAWPEWVGEKRLAVLIMTHTGEEGDVSLLSAELDRFRTWLAVNLKLSVTIGLGGPAEDYPSASQSYREALEALRFKMSLGGGQVILYEELAAEKPGETHPYIGIMDALEKDFRVADSSWESQVDRLAHQLSQDLLRTEDVELLLSYLTRLLKRLVDGLPEESARYGRETVLPAMKNGLTKAETISEILPVLIRSLKQLHRQYLEARESKSNHQLMSDIRTYIEENYENPDLSLNLISDTFSVNGKYFSQLFKEEFGMKFVDFLVNLRMEQAKRLLLETDLSLQEISGKVGYTHPISFGRTFKKMVGVTPGDFRKYMPASSDS, from the coding sequence ATGAAGAAAACCTGGTACAACCGGCTTCTGTTGTCCTATATGCCCGTTCTTTTCCTGACCATCGGCATCCTTATCTTTGTTTCGATTTCCATCATGAGCGAGATTTCCATCAAGGAAACGGAAAAAGCGAACGGAATCAATACGAAGTATGTGATCGATTCCATGCACACCTCCCTGAAGGGGGTAGAGCGGATCGTTCTGGAGGAAATCGGCAACAATACGGCGTTTTATCAATTTTTTGAGAACAAGGATACGGACAATCCCGGCATGCTGAACTACGAAACCTCCCGTGCGATGCTCGGCATCATGAGTGACAATCCGCTTATCCAGTCCATCTACCTGTACCGGGCCAAGGACCAGACGGTGCTGACCAAGAATATGATCGAGAAGCTCGATAATTTCCAGGACAAAGCTTTCGTAAAGGCGGCGTACGGCCAGCCTGACGTCAACCGGTGGTCGGCGCCCCGGCTATACTCGGATTTAAGCCTGCAGCCTCCGGAGAGGGTCATCTCTATGACGAAGAGGGCCCTGCTTCCCTTCGGGGATCACGGCATCGTCGTGGTCAATGTCCGGGTAGCGGATCTTGTCCGGATAGCCGACGAAACCGTCAATTCGAAGCTTTCCTTCCTGGATATTTGGGGTAACGGCCAGGAACGGATCTATCCGCTTGAACAAGCCGGAAAGGCAGGGCCGGTTTCGGCCGGAGCCCAAGGCAAGGAAATCAACCGGATCCATTCGGATTATATCGGTTGGGATTTTGTAAGCGGGATCAAGGGAGGCAACTGGTTCGGCTGGGTTCCCGTCATTTCCCACTTGTGGATTGTGGTCGGGGCGGTCACCATTCTGCTCAGCATCGGCTATTTCTTCTATATCACCCGCCGCAATTACAAGCCGATCGAGACGATCATGCAGCAGATTCAAGCGTACCAGAACCGCAGCGCCGTGAAGGGAAGCGATGAGCTGTCCTACATTGAGAAGGTTCTAGGGACCCTCATTGACGAGACGACCGCCTATGAGAAGCAATACAAGGAGGATTTGGTCGTCCGACGCCGACAGTTCTTCCAAGAGCTGGTGGAAGGCGGGCATGTCATAACGAGAGAGGAATGGCTGGCCATGATGGGGCGTTTCCAGATGAGAAGCGATTCCCGGGATATGGCGGCGGCCGTCATCGAGATCGACGGGTATTCCGAGTTTCTGGAGACGTACAGCCGGCGGGATCAGCAGCTGCTGAAATTTGCCTTAACCAATGTTCTTAATGAGCTGATCGGAGGAAAGCACCGGACCGCCTGGCCCGAATGGGTGGGGGAGAAACGGCTCGCGGTGCTGATCATGACTCACACGGGGGAAGAGGGGGACGTGTCCCTTCTAAGCGCAGAACTGGACCGGTTCCGAACGTGGCTCGCGGTCAATCTTAAGCTTTCGGTGACGATCGGCCTCGGGGGGCCGGCAGAGGACTATCCTTCGGCTTCGCAGTCGTACCGGGAAGCTTTGGAAGCCCTCCGTTTCAAAATGTCTCTTGGAGGCGGACAGGTCATCCTATATGAAGAGCTTGCCGCCGAGAAACCGGGAGAAACGCATCCTTATATCGGAATCATGGACGCTCTGGAGAAGGATTTCCGGGTAGCCGATTCCTCTTGGGAAAGCCAGGTGGACCGCTTGGCCCACCAGCTCTCCCAGGATCTGCTGCGGACGGAGGACGTGGAGCTTCTGCTTAGTTATTTAACCCGCCTGCTTAAACGGCTGGTGGACGGCCTTCCGGAGGAATCCGCCCGATACGGGCGTGAAACGGTACTGCCCGCTATGAAGAACGGTTTGACGAAAGCGGAAACGATAAGCGAGATTCTTCCCGTTCTAATCCGTTCCCTCAAGCAGCTTCATCGGCAATACCTGGAGGCCCGGGAATCGAAGTCCAACCATCAGCTCATGTCGGATATCCGCACTTATATCGAGGAAAACTATGAGAATCCCGATCTGTCCCTTAACCTAATCAGTGACACCTTCTCGGTAAACGGCAAATATTTCAGTCAGCTCTTCAAAGAAGAATTCGGCATGAAGTTCGTCGATTTCCTCGTGAATTTGCGGATGGAGCAGGCCAAACGCCTTTTGCTGGAGACAGATCTGTCCCTTCAGGAAATATCGGGCAAAGTGGGGTACACCCACCCGATCTCCTTCGGGCGGACATTCAAGAAAATGGTGGGGGTCACCCCCGGGGATTTCCGCAAGTACATGCCGGCTTCATCCGACAGCTGA
- a CDS encoding helix-turn-helix domain-containing protein → MNTALLICGYSYHSQPFGNSHKNGLKSYLFRLQTEGRSKVRCRDKEYPLQAGDLVLLQPGDDYDLVVEEEDGRVASGDYYLLCEGPWIEEWWSRSERPPVTRIVPDDQLLGLWRSLVQEKNRSGEENTELADCLLRALCLFLDRAVSETLEADGASFVIRRLKRFIEENATSSFKVEQAAHYAGISVSRAVHLFKALYGKTMIQYAIEIRLHAAVERMKYSTMTLEKIAETCGFASYSYFHRVFRSHFGLSPAAYRARGGGTFAAASEGRALR, encoded by the coding sequence TTGAATACCGCCTTGTTGATCTGCGGCTATTCCTATCATTCCCAACCCTTTGGAAATAGCCACAAAAACGGGTTAAAAAGCTATCTTTTCCGTCTGCAGACGGAAGGCCGAAGCAAAGTAAGATGCCGCGATAAGGAATATCCTCTTCAGGCCGGGGATCTCGTTCTCCTTCAGCCGGGCGACGACTACGATCTCGTGGTGGAAGAGGAAGACGGCCGGGTGGCGAGCGGAGATTACTACCTGCTCTGCGAAGGACCCTGGATCGAGGAGTGGTGGAGCCGTTCAGAGCGCCCTCCCGTCACACGAATCGTCCCGGATGATCAGCTTCTCGGCCTCTGGAGAAGCCTTGTGCAGGAAAAAAACCGCAGCGGCGAAGAGAACACGGAGCTGGCGGATTGTTTGCTGCGGGCTCTATGTCTTTTCCTTGACCGGGCGGTTTCGGAAACGCTGGAGGCCGACGGAGCTTCCTTCGTCATCCGCAGGCTGAAGAGGTTCATCGAGGAGAACGCCACCTCCTCCTTCAAGGTGGAGCAGGCCGCTCACTATGCCGGCATCAGCGTCTCCCGGGCCGTCCATTTGTTCAAGGCCTTATACGGGAAGACGATGATTCAATACGCCATCGAAATCCGTCTTCACGCGGCGGTCGAGCGGATGAAATACAGCACGATGACCTTGGAGAAAATAGCGGAGACGTGCGGCTTCGCCAGCTATTCGTATTTTCACCGGGTCTTCCGCTCCCATTTCGGCCTTTCCCCGGCCGCTTATCGGGCCAGGGGCGGCGGAACGTTCGCCGCGGCCTCCGAAGGAAGAGCCCTCCGTTAA
- a CDS encoding ABC transporter permease — translation MRNINVYLHRYWQLYAMLVLPVAYFVVFRYGPMYGVTIAFKDFNLFQGVSQSPWVGFDVFKQIFKMDAFYLALRNTFMLNFLDLVFSFPAPILLALMLNEIRSVLYKKISQTILYLPHFISWVIIGGIVYQAFSTSSGIVNTLLGKIGVAPIPFLSDKYYWIFTYLGTGVWQSAGWGTIIYLAALTAINKELYEAAEVDGAGRFKKMWHITLPGIKSTIVVLLVLKLGEMVQIGFERPFVIGNVTVKEFSEVLSTFVYKVGLQTGEYSVATAVGFFQAVVGLVFILTANYIAKKTTDEGIL, via the coding sequence ATGAGAAACATCAACGTCTATCTGCACCGTTACTGGCAGCTCTACGCCATGCTGGTTCTGCCTGTAGCTTATTTCGTTGTCTTCCGTTACGGTCCTATGTACGGGGTAACGATCGCTTTTAAAGATTTCAACCTGTTCCAGGGAGTGAGCCAAAGTCCTTGGGTAGGCTTCGACGTTTTCAAGCAGATTTTTAAGATGGATGCTTTCTATCTGGCTTTACGAAACACGTTTATGCTGAATTTTCTTGATCTGGTCTTTTCTTTTCCGGCGCCTATCCTGCTTGCTCTAATGCTTAACGAGATTCGTTCGGTTCTCTACAAGAAGATATCCCAAACCATCCTTTATCTCCCTCACTTCATCTCTTGGGTCATCATCGGGGGGATCGTCTACCAGGCGTTCAGCACCAGCTCGGGCATCGTCAACACCTTGCTCGGCAAGATCGGAGTCGCACCCATTCCTTTCCTGTCGGATAAATATTACTGGATCTTCACCTACCTCGGAACCGGGGTTTGGCAGAGTGCCGGGTGGGGAACGATCATCTATCTCGCGGCGTTGACCGCTATCAACAAAGAACTGTATGAGGCGGCGGAGGTAGACGGAGCGGGGCGGTTCAAAAAAATGTGGCACATCACGCTGCCCGGCATCAAATCCACCATTGTGGTGCTGCTCGTGCTTAAGCTCGGCGAGATGGTCCAGATCGGCTTTGAGCGTCCTTTCGTTATCGGGAATGTGACCGTCAAGGAATTCTCCGAGGTTCTGAGCACCTTCGTCTACAAAGTGGGGCTCCAGACCGGGGAATATTCCGTTGCAACGGCCGTCGGTTTCTTCCAGGCGGTTGTGGGACTGGTCTTCATTCTGACCGCCAATTACATTGCCAAGAAAACAACGGATGAAGGCATCCTTTAA
- a CDS encoding extracellular solute-binding protein, translating into MNKKTLYQKTVPLLSGLTAIGLLAGCSAKSGGDASASTPTGSPAAGSSKAVTLKVEVFDRGNSPAGMTVTNNGQTKYIQEAFGKPNNINVEFVPVPRAQEVEKLNVLMASGDAPDIVFTYDQNLVYKYVQQGGLTDLGKLVDQYGSNIKSYVGADTLKLAQFEGKQYAVPAKRMYLGKYSSMIRQDLLDKAGLPAPKTTDEVYNTLKAFKEKNLASIPLGFSLAAASYEPIIWSFLKKTSEEERYTLMQQLGSGEFPLLMPGHKDGVKFLNKLFNEGLMSPDFALDKDKKKLQQDVMTGKVGMYAEDAATSYGSTPDIIKVLGSNVAGAKLLPLDPYTNEEGKHTKPGYNPVGMYVMIPKSSKNAEAAIKYLDWMAQKDVLNRLTNGVEGTNYTLEDGLPVVKDDQATKDLLYNSGDYRLMSNSGIDFGSLDKNVKSMTLGFPKNQREDAAKAYANGLTDGMAPVRFDRPLESEAKYGKALIDKYQELLVKSIMAKPADFDKVYDAGIKDFMSSGGEEIQKERKEAYARIKK; encoded by the coding sequence TTGAATAAGAAAACGCTTTACCAAAAAACGGTTCCTCTTTTAAGCGGCTTAACGGCCATCGGCCTGCTGGCAGGCTGTTCTGCTAAAAGCGGAGGAGACGCTTCCGCTTCTACCCCGACTGGGAGTCCGGCGGCCGGATCTTCCAAAGCGGTTACTTTAAAGGTCGAGGTCTTCGACCGGGGCAACTCTCCTGCCGGAATGACGGTAACCAATAACGGTCAAACGAAATACATTCAAGAAGCCTTCGGAAAGCCGAACAACATCAACGTGGAATTCGTTCCGGTGCCTCGTGCCCAGGAAGTGGAGAAGCTGAACGTGCTCATGGCGAGTGGAGACGCTCCGGATATTGTCTTCACTTACGATCAGAACCTCGTTTATAAATATGTGCAGCAGGGCGGACTCACCGACCTGGGCAAGCTGGTGGACCAATACGGCTCCAACATCAAAAGCTACGTAGGAGCGGACACGCTGAAGCTGGCCCAATTCGAAGGCAAGCAGTACGCCGTTCCGGCCAAGCGCATGTATTTGGGGAAATACTCCTCCATGATCCGCCAGGATCTGCTGGACAAAGCCGGACTTCCCGCTCCTAAGACGACCGATGAAGTCTACAACACATTGAAAGCGTTTAAAGAGAAGAATCTGGCATCCATTCCGCTTGGATTCTCTCTCGCTGCCGCCTCTTACGAGCCGATCATCTGGTCCTTCCTGAAGAAGACCTCGGAAGAGGAGAGATATACCCTCATGCAGCAGCTCGGATCAGGCGAGTTTCCCTTGCTCATGCCGGGTCACAAGGACGGCGTGAAATTCCTTAACAAGCTGTTTAACGAAGGCTTGATGAGCCCGGATTTCGCGCTCGACAAAGACAAGAAGAAATTGCAGCAGGATGTCATGACCGGGAAAGTGGGCATGTACGCGGAAGATGCCGCCACAAGCTACGGGTCGACTCCGGATATTATCAAGGTGCTGGGGTCTAACGTGGCCGGCGCCAAGCTGCTCCCGCTCGATCCCTATACGAACGAGGAAGGCAAGCACACCAAGCCGGGCTATAATCCGGTCGGCATGTATGTCATGATTCCGAAATCGAGCAAAAACGCCGAAGCGGCCATTAAATACTTGGATTGGATGGCCCAAAAGGATGTTCTTAACCGGCTTACCAATGGCGTGGAGGGTACGAACTATACGCTGGAGGATGGCCTTCCGGTTGTAAAGGACGATCAGGCAACGAAGGACCTGCTGTACAATTCCGGGGATTACCGGTTGATGTCCAACAGCGGAATCGATTTCGGATCGCTGGACAAGAATGTGAAGTCCATGACCTTGGGCTTCCCTAAGAACCAGCGCGAGGATGCGGCCAAAGCCTACGCCAACGGACTTACCGACGGAATGGCACCGGTCCGGTTTGACCGCCCTCTGGAATCCGAAGCCAAATACGGCAAGGCGTTGATCGACAAATACCAGGAGCTGCTCGTGAAATCCATCATGGCGAAGCCGGCCGATTTCGATAAGGTTTACGATGCCGGCATTAAGGACTTCATGTCGAGCGGCGGAGAAGAGATCCAGAAGGAACGCAAGGAAGCATACGCCCGCATTAAAAAATAA
- a CDS encoding Gfo/Idh/MocA family protein, giving the protein MNPIRVAVIGCGAIAQRRHIPEYASNPHVELVAYADPVLSRAEEMAETYGGKAYSSVDELLANEKVDAVSVCTPNYLHAPVAIAAADAKAHVLVEKPMASTAEEAEQMIEAARRNGVYLMVGHNQRLMPPHVKAKEIIDSGRLGKVLTFRTSFGHPGPEGWSVDGRESWFFRKEEAAMGAMGDLGVHKSDFIRHLLSDEVAEVGSFIGTIDKKGTDVDDNAVCVLRMKGGAIGTLTASWTQYKGGDNSTVLWCQNGVVKIGTESGDEVTVELTDGSKEIYKVGAMATNEKQVPSGVIDSFVECIRTNTAPSISGEEGLRSLKVILAAFESEATGRMISLD; this is encoded by the coding sequence ATGAACCCCATTAGAGTAGCGGTTATTGGATGCGGGGCCATCGCCCAGCGCCGTCACATTCCGGAATATGCTTCCAATCCTCATGTTGAGCTGGTCGCTTACGCCGACCCGGTGCTTTCCCGTGCCGAGGAAATGGCCGAGACCTACGGCGGAAAAGCATACAGCAGCGTGGACGAGCTTCTCGCGAACGAGAAGGTGGATGCGGTGAGCGTCTGTACGCCGAATTATTTGCACGCTCCCGTGGCCATCGCCGCGGCGGATGCCAAAGCCCACGTGCTGGTCGAGAAGCCGATGGCTTCCACGGCGGAGGAAGCGGAGCAGATGATCGAGGCGGCCCGCCGGAACGGAGTCTACCTGATGGTCGGCCATAACCAGCGCCTGATGCCTCCTCACGTGAAGGCGAAGGAAATCATCGATTCCGGGCGCCTGGGGAAGGTGCTGACATTCCGTACTTCGTTCGGCCATCCGGGGCCGGAGGGCTGGAGCGTGGACGGACGGGAAAGCTGGTTCTTCCGCAAGGAGGAAGCGGCCATGGGCGCGATGGGAGACCTCGGCGTCCACAAGTCCGATTTCATCCGTCATCTGCTGAGCGATGAAGTGGCGGAGGTGGGCAGCTTCATCGGCACCATCGACAAGAAGGGGACGGATGTCGACGATAATGCCGTTTGCGTTCTCCGTATGAAAGGCGGAGCCATTGGAACTCTGACGGCGAGCTGGACCCAGTACAAAGGCGGGGACAACAGCACGGTGCTCTGGTGCCAGAACGGGGTGGTGAAGATCGGAACGGAATCGGGAGATGAGGTGACGGTTGAACTGACGGACGGCTCCAAGGAGATCTACAAGGTAGGGGCTATGGCCACTAACGAGAAGCAGGTTCCAAGCGGCGTCATCGACAGCTTCGTGGAGTGCATCCGCACGAACACGGCCCCGTCCATTTCCGGCGAGGAGGGCCTTCGTTCGCTCAAAGTGATTCTGGCCGCCTTCGAATCGGAAGCCACCGGGCGGATGATTTCCCTCGATTAA
- a CDS encoding carbohydrate ABC transporter permease translates to MNAASRGNRLFDVVLYVLLFISLVACLAPFLHIVSISMSSNKPILSGQVTIFPMELNFSAYSRVLADPTMLRSLWFSAYLTVIFTVFCMVMTILAAYPLTKKELKGRRFVMYLIVFTMFFSGGIIPEYILIKQLHLLNSMWSLVLPLLVNPFYMIIMMTFFQNIPKSLEESAELDGSSHFGTLVRIILPLSMPVIATLSLFYAVNRWNGFMDTLFYITDPNLYPLQLKLYQMVMNSMMTDQMQMEGAQIIQVLPESLKAASIVFATLPILIVYPWLQRYFVSGIMLGSVKG, encoded by the coding sequence ATGAACGCAGCCAGCCGGGGTAACCGTTTGTTCGACGTCGTGCTTTACGTGCTGTTATTTATCAGTCTTGTGGCGTGTCTTGCGCCGTTTCTGCATATCGTTTCCATTTCCATGAGCTCGAATAAGCCGATCCTGTCCGGCCAGGTCACCATTTTTCCGATGGAGCTTAATTTCAGCGCCTACAGCCGGGTGCTGGCGGATCCGACCATGCTCCGGTCGTTGTGGTTCTCGGCTTACCTGACGGTCATCTTCACCGTCTTCTGTATGGTCATGACCATCTTAGCCGCCTATCCGCTTACCAAAAAAGAGCTGAAGGGCCGCCGGTTCGTGATGTACCTGATCGTCTTCACCATGTTCTTCAGCGGGGGAATTATTCCCGAATACATCCTCATCAAGCAGCTTCATCTGCTGAATTCCATGTGGTCGCTGGTGCTGCCGCTGCTCGTTAACCCGTTCTATATGATCATCATGATGACCTTCTTCCAGAATATTCCCAAAAGCCTGGAGGAATCGGCGGAGCTTGACGGCAGCTCGCATTTCGGAACGCTCGTGCGCATTATTCTGCCTCTGTCCATGCCGGTCATCGCCACCCTCAGCCTGTTCTACGCGGTCAACCGCTGGAACGGCTTTATGGATACGCTCTTTTATATTACCGATCCGAATCTTTATCCGCTTCAGCTGAAGCTCTATCAGATGGTAATGAACAGTATGATGACGGACCAGATGCAGATGGAGGGAGCCCAGATCATCCAGGTGCTTCCGGAAAGCCTTAAGGCGGCGAGCATCGTTTTCGCTACCCTGCCGATCCTGATCGTTTACCCGTGGCTGCAAAGGTATTTCGTTTCGGGCATCATGCTGGGCTCGGTCAAAGGATGA
- a CDS encoding sugar phosphate isomerase/epimerase family protein: MLNKGTYSFSTCWNIRRHTAGRGMVEEIKELGFQYVELNYNVTDELLATIEPMIEKGEIGVSSVHNVFPHVPDKDYDTDSVMLGFDDEDKRKRAVELLIRSMEYADRYGAKAVVVHPGEVPFDTNIDAELKQIYREKGKESAEYRSLWDAMLERRERLSPHYRRRIEESLHTAAEYAAKRNWKVVLGIETRSRCYQMPTLMEAKAICDSLSGSGVGLWFDIGHAMMMERMGLYDNPSEIELVKPYVYGVHIHETLELSDHWCPYVHSGTDRCFDLFLPIIDQAEVKVYELKAVCAPEEIHESHALLIKKLETMPKEEAE, encoded by the coding sequence ATGTTGAACAAAGGAACCTATTCCTTTTCCACCTGCTGGAACATACGCAGGCATACGGCCGGACGGGGCATGGTGGAGGAAATCAAAGAATTGGGCTTTCAATATGTGGAGCTGAACTACAACGTAACCGACGAGCTGCTCGCCACCATAGAGCCGATGATCGAGAAGGGGGAAATCGGCGTTTCGAGCGTGCACAATGTCTTTCCTCATGTCCCCGATAAAGACTACGATACCGACTCCGTCATGCTTGGCTTCGATGACGAGGACAAACGAAAGAGGGCCGTGGAGCTGTTGATCCGTTCGATGGAGTATGCGGACCGGTACGGGGCCAAAGCGGTGGTGGTCCACCCCGGAGAGGTTCCGTTCGATACGAATATCGATGCGGAGCTTAAACAGATCTACCGGGAGAAAGGCAAGGAATCGGCGGAATACCGCAGCCTGTGGGATGCCATGCTGGAACGGAGGGAAAGGCTGAGTCCCCATTACCGGCGTCGGATCGAGGAAAGCCTTCACACGGCGGCGGAATATGCCGCTAAGCGGAACTGGAAGGTCGTGCTGGGGATCGAAACGCGTTCCCGCTGCTACCAGATGCCGACCTTGATGGAGGCGAAGGCCATCTGCGACAGCCTATCCGGTTCGGGGGTCGGCCTGTGGTTCGACATCGGTCATGCCATGATGATGGAACGGATGGGGCTTTATGACAACCCGTCGGAGATCGAGCTCGTCAAGCCTTACGTCTACGGGGTCCACATCCATGAAACGCTGGAGCTTTCGGACCATTGGTGCCCTTACGTGCACAGCGGGACAGACCGCTGCTTCGATCTGTTCCTTCCCATCATCGACCAGGCCGAGGTTAAGGTCTATGAGCTGAAGGCCGTCTGCGCTCCGGAGGAAATCCACGAGAGCCATGCCCTGCTGATCAAAAAGCTGGAGACCATGCCTAAGGAGGAAGCGGAATGA
- a CDS encoding lactonase family protein yields the protein MTKLLAYIGSYAEASAPGVYACLFDPDKGELELTDQVTGLLNPTFLALAPELHTLYAIGESRLESGERIGEAAAYRLDPESGSLRLLNRQPTVAAPTCHISIDKTGQALFTSSYHGGLIGVSALEEGGRVGPLRQSIAHSGSSVLPVQSQARVHSLLPDRSNRFAVVCDLGLDKVIVYRIDPEGPTLTKASETATAAGAGPRHFAFHPSRPNGYVINELNSTITVFSWDEENGTLTEIETVSTLPASYDGENATADIHLSPDGRFLYGSNRGHDSLAVFAVDEETGKLRPVEHTPTGGGHPRNFALTPDGRFLLAANRDGDNIVIFRRDAETGRLTPNGKELRLSKPVCVKFMER from the coding sequence ATGACCAAACTATTGGCTTACATCGGGTCCTATGCCGAAGCCTCCGCTCCCGGCGTCTATGCCTGCTTGTTCGATCCGGACAAAGGCGAGCTTGAACTAACGGATCAAGTTACCGGCTTGCTTAATCCGACCTTCCTTGCCCTTGCTCCCGAACTCCACACGCTTTATGCCATCGGGGAAAGCCGGCTGGAGTCGGGAGAGCGCATCGGAGAAGCGGCGGCTTACCGCCTGGATCCCGAATCGGGCTCGCTCCGTCTTCTCAACCGGCAGCCTACGGTGGCCGCTCCGACGTGCCATATCTCTATCGACAAGACGGGACAAGCCCTCTTTACATCGAGCTATCACGGCGGATTGATCGGGGTGTCGGCTCTCGAAGAGGGCGGCCGGGTAGGCCCGCTTCGGCAATCCATCGCCCATTCCGGCTCGAGCGTTCTGCCGGTGCAGAGCCAAGCCCGCGTTCACTCGCTTCTCCCGGACCGCTCCAACCGATTTGCGGTCGTCTGCGACCTCGGCCTGGACAAGGTCATCGTATACCGCATTGATCCGGAAGGTCCAACGCTCACGAAGGCCAGCGAGACGGCAACGGCGGCCGGTGCCGGTCCGCGTCATTTTGCCTTTCACCCGTCCCGGCCTAACGGTTACGTCATCAACGAGCTGAATTCGACCATTACGGTCTTTTCCTGGGACGAGGAGAACGGAACGCTGACGGAAATCGAGACGGTCTCCACCCTGCCCGCTTCCTATGACGGGGAAAACGCGACGGCGGACATTCATCTTTCCCCGGACGGCCGCTTCCTGTACGGCTCTAACCGCGGGCACGACAGCCTGGCGGTATTCGCCGTGGACGAAGAAACCGGGAAGCTCCGTCCGGTGGAGCACACGCCTACCGGCGGAGGGCATCCCCGCAACTTCGCGCTGACTCCGGACGGCCGCTTCCTGCTCGCCGCTAACCGGGATGGAGACAACATCGTCATCTTCCGGCGGGATGCCGAAACCGGAAGGCTGACGCCAAACGGGAAGGAACTCCGCCTCTCCAAGCCGGTTTGTGTGAAGTTTATGGAGCGTTAG